A section of the Girardinichthys multiradiatus isolate DD_20200921_A chromosome 5, DD_fGirMul_XY1, whole genome shotgun sequence genome encodes:
- the LOC124867759 gene encoding small ubiquitin-related modifier 2-like, whose product MIGNTCKRFTAVRKWRPLQRRRGRSGALRLAKVAGAAVATMADEKPKEGVKTENNEHINLKVAGQDGSVVQFKIKRHTPLSKLMKAYCERQGLSMRQIRFRFDGQPINETDTPSQLEMEDEDTIDVFQQQTGGSAL is encoded by the exons ATGATTGGAAACACATGTAAAAGATTTACAGCCGTCCGAAAGTGGCGCCCCTTACAGCGCAGGCGCGGCCGTTCAGGCGCACTACGGCTAGCCAAAGTAGCAGGAGCAGCAGTAGCAACGATGGCAGACGAAAAGCCTAAG GAAGGAGTAAAGACGGAGAACAATGAACACATCAACCTGAAGGTGGCAGGGCAGGATGGCTCAGTAGTGCAGTTCAAGATCAAAAGGCACACTCCTCTCAGCAAGCTGATGAAAGCTTACTGCGAACGGCAG GGTCTGTCAATGAGGCAAATAAGATTTCGATTTGACGGTCAGCCTATTAATGAAACGGACACACCTTCACAG CTAGAAATGGAAGATGAAGATACAATTGATGTGTTCCAACAACAAACTGGAGGATCGGCTCTTTAA